The nucleotide sequence CTTGCGGAACCATTTTCGAAGATGTTTAGTAAAAATTATGGAACCAAAAATGGTAATATGGCATTTCCATCTTATTTTCTAACTATCAGGAACCAAAAACATAATGCCATTCAACTGTAAGGTTGGATCGGTTAGTCTCACCTTTGCTGTTCATGTCCTCAGTCATCTGTTTGGAGGATTCCATTTCAATGATCTCTTTAAGTTGGATTACTACTTCATCCATTAGAGGTCTCATACTGCTTAATGAGTTTGTGCACCTCAATGCTAGCTGAAGAAACTTCCACATAGAGCCAGAGTCATAGTATTCGTTCATACTTGTATCAACAAAATCTGCTTCACTGGCAACTCTCAGAGATATCCATCTGACAATGTGTTGCACTTCTGGGCCACGAATTATTGGAGGTTGGCCAGTAATCATTTCCAGAAGGATTATTCCAAAGCCATAAACATCACTCGCTTTACTGAGGTGGAAAGTACCATTATAcctgaaaaaaatattaagatcacAATTGAATCTGAATAGCAAGAAAAACTATTGTTACTTTGCCTTTTCCTAGAAAACAAGTGGTGTGGCGACACTATCTGATGTTAAGaatgaaattgaaagaacaagcGGCACCTTGCAGATTAAAGAGGATAAAATAATTTCTATGAACATCGTAGCAAATTCAGTATCGGTTCTTAGTTTAACTAGTTGCCAAGCATAAGGATTTATTTGCTACATACTTATATCTAATTGGTAAGTAATTGCAATTCCAAAAATTAAGCTTCATAGCATCTTCCAAACCATGTGTTAGGGAGATAGCAGAGTTTTTATTCAAATATTTGCATGTATCATCTCCAacataattattataaaaaaggcaaaaaaaaaaaatttatagttTTCGAACATTTGCGAGATATCTCATTTTTAATTTGCATGTGATTCTTTTGTAAGTTGCCCATATGTGGTTAAAAAAGTTGTCACTTTGCCGATCTCACTGTCCATTTATGTGCCCATAAAATAGCTCATGAAGAATTCACTATAGAtttctttatttataaattcataaCTTCCTTTGACACACCACACCATCTTCTTATTTATAACATAGAAATACTAACTAAACATAATTGATAGTCATGAATCATGATAGTATGCAATAAAGTGCTATATTAGTCTCATTGGAGAAATGGACTATTCATGTGATTCTACATTATTTGACTACCTCTAGACAGTACAGTGGAGAAAAGAACATACTCAGGATCAAGATACCCTGGTGTCCCAACCACTTTTGTGGTTATATAATtgtcattctcattcaaaaccttGGAAATTCCAAAATCTGTTATTTTAGCCTCTAAATCTTCACCCAAGAGAATGTTTGAGCATTTCACATCCCTATGAACTATTGGCGGCTTGCATCCCGTATGCAGATAGTCCAATCCTAAATCAAGTATCGAGTCACGCCAAGAGAAATAtgtataaatccaaaataaagtaAAAGGACAAGAAGCTCCTTTGTTTAAAACCTTTTGCAGCTTGGTATGCAATTTGGAGTCTTTGTGCCCATGTCAATACAGAAAACCCAGCTTTACCTACGATTGAGAGAACATTGGAATAAGAAAGATAATAGTCATTGCCGAAATATTTCTAAACGCCAAGTTTAAGcatcttttttttaaaagaaatctaaTACTCTAACCATATTTGCATAATGCTTACAAAAGCAAATTTTAGCAATTTGAGCATCTAGCTGACTTTGCAACTTCAATGATTAGGACTATTACAAACTATAGAAGATTTGTGTTCATTATAATAGCTTTTAATTTGAGGGGGAAAATCAATTTCTACACAGATGACTGATCATTCCTCCATAGACTCAATAAAAGCATCTTGCATTTCagcaattaaaaaataaaagaaacccgCAACTAAACAAGATCTGCTATTCCATGTTGAATATGATTAGGTGATCATTTCCTTGAATATTTATCATTTTACTACAAAATTCAATATATACACGACTATGAACGAAATATACTCCTAGATCAGCATCATACATCTTATCATTTCTTTCTATGAGTCGTAGTTACACTCAGCAATCTGTTGATTCAAATTAAGCCTTAGAAATGTCATAGTGCAAAACCTCTCAGATGGTCTTCAAGGCTTCCTCGAGGCATGTACTCATAGACAATAGCAAGGCAACTTCCATCTTTGCAGTAGCCAATCAAAGAAATTAGGTTTGTGTGGCGAACTCGTGTTAAGCTCCTCAACTACAATACAGTACAAAATGTTATGATGTATATTCATGCATTTCTCAAAGTTCATTCTATAATTCAGTTTAATCACTAGTTGTAAATTGCATCTTGTTAGTGGATTTTATTTTCACCATCATCTTCTAATTTGGTTGCTGGATTTCCATTTAAAAGCACAAATTAATCAATGGCCAAGGACACTTCAAAAAATTGAAGGTTTAGTAAAATGAGTTATGTACCTCAGCCAAGAACTCCCTGTCACTCTGTGGTGTTGATTGTGTCTGTAGCTTGATTGCAACATCAGTTCCATCTTCCAAAAGTCCATAATAGACTCTTCCGAATCCTCCTCTACCAATGAGCGTCTCAAAGTTGTGTGTCATTTTTACTATTTGTTTATAGGTGAACAAGTGAACATCACTTTGAGACTTATTGTCTGTAAATTCAGCAATTCTTTCTGCAACCAAACCTTCCATATAAAAACTACATCCACATAACTGAACTAGCCATGGATCCATCATATTTGCTTAATTAAAGCATTGATTAGTCATATGCCTATCTATCTTCTAATATACTGATCACATTaggaaatatgaaaaataaagaccatttttctcttttctttttgttcTCCAAATTATGAGTACAACCAATTGAAGCAAAAAACTATTGGAATTATGATGAGACACATTGCTACTGGTCTTCACATGACTGATCTTGACAAGTCTGGCCAAAATAGTTGCTGGGTTATTATGTTTGGGAAGTTACAACTGGGGATTGATCAATAGCATTTCACAAAACTAACTAATGAAGGATGAATTGACATTAGAGATATTTTGTAGTTGTTGATAATTGAACAGAGCCAAAGAGAGATGACTAGAGATGGGTTCCAATTGTATCAACGGGAAGTTTCCAAGTTATTAAATGATAAATAGAAGATTCCATTTTTCTTGGGATATATGTCTTGCATTTACTTTTATAGTGGATATGTTCATCTGTATGCTTCTGTTAACATATAGATATAAGAATAAGTGAGTGTTTTTTCTCAAGCACAAACCTGGACTGTCTGATTCATCTCTATCATGTTTGTGCCGATTctcatttatttttctttcttcctgAAAAGGAGcagaagaataaaattttgaaattgatataATGGTAGAAGTTCAACCCATGAGTAGCCTAGACAAGTAATTTTGACATAACTTCACTAACTATAATCCTCTAaccattttataaagaaacatatTAGGAGTTAGACTAAGTTACATAAAACTACCACACTTAACATGTATAAGTACTAATCTTAGAAAATAAGTTTAAACTGACTGCGTTTATCAAGAACGAAGATCAGAAATTCAAACCATGCACATGTAAAAAGATGAGCATATACCTTAAACAGCCTAAACACTTGTGTGAAATGGATGAGTGGAATAAGCGTCAagtattttgttattttttcttgTGCCCCTCGGATTTGGTTTTGGATCTTCTTACCATTGAACACAAGGTAGATAGTCCTTCGTCGCTGGCAGCTATCAGCGAGATCATGACACTGAAACAAAACATCCTCCATCTTCTGAAATGCTTCCATGGCAGCAGCATCAAGCTCCCCGTCATCAAGCATCTCCAGCTGTCTTCCTACCAATTCTAAGTAGTCTACTAACTCCTTAAATTCCTTCTTTAGCATTTGGGCATCAGTAGCTGCCTTTATTACTTTACCAATCAGGGAAACTACCGTGGCCACATCAC is from Zingiber officinale cultivar Zhangliang chromosome 7B, Zo_v1.1, whole genome shotgun sequence and encodes:
- the LOC122005958 gene encoding putative leucine-rich repeat receptor-like serine/threonine-protein kinase At2g04300 isoform X2, whose protein sequence is MATIGDVATVVSLIGKVIKAATDAQMLKKEFKELVDYLELVGRQLEMLDDGELDAAAMEAFQKMEDVLFQCHDLADSCQRRRTIYLVFNGKKIQNQIRGAQEKITKYLTLIPLIHFTQVFRLFKEERKINENRHKHDRDESDSPVKMTHNFETLIGRGGFGRVYYGLLEDGTDVAIKLQTQSTPQSDREFLAELRSLTRVRHTNLISLIGYCKDGSCLAIVYEYMPRGSLEDHLRGKAGFSVLTWAQRLQIAYQAAKGLDYLHTGCKPPIVHRDVKCSNILLGEDLEAKITDFGISKVLNENDNYITTKVVGTPGYLDPEYNGTFHLSKASDVYGFGIILLEMITGQPPIIRGPEVQHIVRWISLRVASEADFVDTSMNEYYDSGSMWKFLQLALRCTNSLSSMRPLMDEVVIQLKEIIEMESSKQMTEDMNSKDVENEEVEEAFITSIAQADRPVCTHQLSANLFTSWTHNTPGRRFWRCKNWKMAGDCGYFKWHDSVQEGVMIEQMDFLINQRNELDEEIKMMDEGNAILLSKLKVLEEKIDQLKKSKEAPEMKSESRDRF
- the LOC122005958 gene encoding receptor-like protein kinase At3g21340 isoform X1 translates to MATIGDVATVVSLIGKVIKAATDAQMLKKEFKELVDYLELVGRQLEMLDDGELDAAAMEAFQKMEDVLFQCHDLADSCQRRRTIYLVFNGKKIQNQIRGAQEKITKYLTLIPLIHFTQVFRLFKEERKINENRHKHDRDESDSPERIAEFTDNKSQSDVHLFTYKQIVKMTHNFETLIGRGGFGRVYYGLLEDGTDVAIKLQTQSTPQSDREFLAELRSLTRVRHTNLISLIGYCKDGSCLAIVYEYMPRGSLEDHLRGKAGFSVLTWAQRLQIAYQAAKGLDYLHTGCKPPIVHRDVKCSNILLGEDLEAKITDFGISKVLNENDNYITTKVVGTPGYLDPEYNGTFHLSKASDVYGFGIILLEMITGQPPIIRGPEVQHIVRWISLRVASEADFVDTSMNEYYDSGSMWKFLQLALRCTNSLSSMRPLMDEVVIQLKEIIEMESSKQMTEDMNSKDVENEEVEEAFITSIAQADRPVCTHQLSANLFTSWTHNTPGRRFWRCKNWKMAGDCGYFKWHDSVQEGVMIEQMDFLINQRNELDEEIKMMDEGNAILLSKLKVLEEKIDQLKKSKEAPEMKSESRDRF
- the LOC122005958 gene encoding putative leucine-rich repeat receptor-like serine/threonine-protein kinase At2g04300 isoform X3 gives rise to the protein MTGSLMLLPWKHFRRWRMFCFSVMISLIAASDEGLSTLCSMEERKINENRHKHDRDESDSPERIAEFTDNKSQSDVHLFTYKQIVKMTHNFETLIGRGGFGRVYYGLLEDGTDVAIKLQTQSTPQSDREFLAELRSLTRVRHTNLISLIGYCKDGSCLAIVYEYMPRGSLEDHLRGKAGFSVLTWAQRLQIAYQAAKGLDYLHTGCKPPIVHRDVKCSNILLGEDLEAKITDFGISKVLNENDNYITTKVVGTPGYLDPEYNGTFHLSKASDVYGFGIILLEMITGQPPIIRGPEVQHIVRWISLRVASEADFVDTSMNEYYDSGSMWKFLQLALRCTNSLSSMRPLMDEVVIQLKEIIEMESSKQMTEDMNSKDVENEEVEEAFITSIAQADRPVCTHQLSANLFTSWTHNTPGRRFWRCKNWKMAGDCGYFKWHDSVQEGVMIEQMDFLINQRNELDEEIKMMDEGNAILLSKLKVLEEKIDQLKKSKEAPEMKSESRDRF